The DNA sequence AGGTAAGCGATACGAATTTGCTGCGGTGATGCCCGGCTTAGCCACCAATTCGGAGTTCACCGATCGCAAAGTGGCAGATCTGGTCGGCTATCTACGAAACACCTTTGGCGATGATCGATCCGGCATGGACCCATCGCGGATCTCTGAACTCCGTGAGGAAGGGCCTGAATCAGGTGGGATGTTTCGGGAGCATGAGTTGCTGAGTCGCTAAAAAAAATTCCGGAGCGATCCATCTGGAAAGCTCCGGGACATTAAGTTAAATGCGAATCAAATAACTTATTCCTTATGTTCAGTTTTTCCCAATTCCAACAAGTCTGGATGCTTCTGTAGCAGACTTGGGGGGATGCAGTCGAACAGAAATTCTTCGTTTGACATGAGTGGCGCCAAGCTGGCGGCTTATGCTGGTATGCGCTTTTTCTTGAGTTGGGAAGCTTTGAACATCGGCGTCAGTCCAGATTGAGCCAGCAATTGCACGCACACATTTCAGGTTCCCCTACAAACCCAAATTTCACGTTTGCATGGGCAACATCCAAATCTTTGCCCGGCTCTACCTTTGCATGGGTCTTGATTTCGAGTGTTGTGTCTGCATGGCTGGAGATCAAAATGGATATTCCTCTTGTTCGAAATGAATCAAGGCCTACCTAGGACCACCTCCTCATTTTCCAACGGGTCCATCTGATTAGTCTACCGACACTTATCCTACCCCCATACTGGTCTGATACAAAAGTAAAAGGGACTGCCTCGGACTGACAATCCCTCTCCCAAATAGCTAACTTGACACTCAATGAATTTGATGAAATGCTTGAATCAATTTCATTGATGAATACTTGTATTAGATCCTGAATCGTATGGCTAGTGTATAGATACTTGCATTCATTCACAGGTGCAGGTTAGCTGATCGACATCTTGGTGAATAATTGATAATCAGGAAAATGAAGGCCTTGAGGGCGTTTTCATGGAATTATATCGCCTTGGCTCCTTCCGCTGATATATGTCAAAACTAGGGTCAGTAGGATGAAAAAAAAATACCCCCTGGGGGGTATTTTGGCCTGATTGATCAACGGGATTTTCGGTAAAAACGATTACAGAAAAAATCCCCGAGACATGATTTTGGCAATTACCTCAGGAAAGTTGTCGCATTGCAGTTTTCTGAGAATGTTCTTCCTGTGGGTTTTGACGGTCTCTTTGCTGATGAATAATTTCTGTCCGATGGTTTCATTGTCATCTCCCAATGCTACCTGTCGAATGACATCTCGTTCCCGATTGGTCAAGCCGTCTGTGAGGAGCTTTTGAGAATAGTTCTTGTGAAGCAGGGTCTCGTACTGGCCTGCATCATTCAGTAATCTCACAGTACCTTGAATGGGCTGAGGATCGCCTTGACCGTTGAGCATGACATAGCCCATTCCTACGACGGGCTTTCCGTATTGATCCAGATGAATCGGCACTTGATTCTCGATGATATTCACGTACTCACCACTCGCCATACGCATCCGGAAGTTGAAGCGTACATCCACTCGCAAGCGGTTTTCTGGACTCACTTCCTGCATGACGAAGCTGATGATATCCGCCAATCCCCCCAACCAAATCTGTACATCGTCTGGATGCACCTGTTGTAGAAAGAAGGGCATTCCCTGTGCCATAAAGTCGGCTCGATCGTGTCCCGTGAGAATCGTGAAATTCTCGGAGAGATAATCGTACTTCTGCGTGGTCGTGTTGGCGATGGTGAGGAACGTCGAATTGGGAGGCGTCAATTGGTCTGTCTCCCTGATTCGGTCTAGATGTGTACGGAATGCATCCGTATGCACTTCGAGGTCCGTCTCGAAGATGCGCTGAAATTGAGAGAGAATATCCATGAAAATGTCGATCTATATGTCTGATAGAGGATTTTCTGGGTGTCCCATCATGGTGGCGCATGAAGAAATTGGGTCCATGCTTCTTGCCGGGAAATTGCGGATTTCCATAGAAGGGCCTAATTTGTGCCCTGAAAAAAATTTTGTTAAATTTTTTCTATAAAAAGTTAAACAAAGTAACTTCAAACCTGTTCTATCAGCATGGATATTCAAACCGGACCAAACTTTTTGCCTGTCGGGTCAGAAGTACCTGATGTAACGGTAGCAGACCAAGCGGGCAACCCTGTGTCTCTCAAGGACTATCGGGGTAAGAAGATTGTATTGTACTTCTATCCGAAGGACAACACACCTGGCTGTACCAACGAAGCTTGTTCGCTACGCGACGACTATTCGGAGTTGCAGGCGCAGGGGTTTGAAGTCATCGGTGTGAGTCCCGACAGTGAGACAAAGCACCGCAATTTCATCAACAAATTTTCGCTTCCGTTCACGCTTCTGAGTGATCCTGAGCTCAAATTGATCAAGGCATTTGGGGCATGGGGGGAAAAGAAAATGTACGGCAAGACTTATGATGGACTACTACGTACGACTTTCCTGATCGATGAAGAAGGAAAAGTCTCGCACGTCATCAATAAAGTCAAAACCAAGGAGCATGGGCAGCAAATTCTGTCATTGCTCGCTTCTTGAGTGATAATGAGTTAATCGTAGACGTAGGTTTTACTGGAACGCAGGATCTTCGGGTCCTGCGTCTTTTTTTGTGGAATGCTTAGAGGAATAGGGGGGAAATACCTTCTGATTGTTGCTTGTGATAGGTGTCCCAATCAAACTGGAAATAATGCGCTCCCTTCTTGGAGGCGCTTTTATCCTTTTCTTCGAGCTTGATCAATAGCCCCGAATTGATCATGCGTTTGCGGAAGTTCCATCTATCAAATGGCGTCTGAAATACCGTTTCGTACAAAGCCCTCAATTGCGGAATGGTGAATTTGGGCGGTAGAAGCTGAAATGCCAATGGCAGGTAACGCGATTTTTGACGAAGTGAATTCAACGCCATGTCCACCATCTCTCGGTGATCGAATACCAGTTCTGGTAGATTATTGAGATCGTGCCAACTCGCACCATGAGATTCGAGCAGTTCTACATCGTAGTCGTCCTTCCGAATCAGCGCAAAATGAGCAATCGAAATGACTCGCGCTCCTTCATCGCGGTTTACATGGCCGAAACTGGCCAGTTGCTCCAAGAAAATATCCTTCAGCCCTGTCAATTCGAAAACCACCCGCATGGCAGCGTCCGTCACCCCTTCCTGATGCTGGACAAATCTCCCCAACAATGACCATTTCCCGGCGCTTGGCTCCACCTTTCGCTTGAACAAGAGGAGCTGGAGGCAGTTGGCTTCATATCCGAAGATGATGCAGTCTACCGCTACTAAATGTCTGTCTGCCTGCCCGTAATGGGAGTTGGAGAAGGTGGATTCCATATTCAATCGCTGAGTTTTGGCTAGGACAAAAATAAGAGTAAATTTTGCACTTATTAAAATAAGGCGTAGCTTTACTCTTAATGATGGATTCTCGAATCCCTCATCCAACAAACAGGAGCTTCTATGCA is a window from the Pontibacter sp. G13 genome containing:
- a CDS encoding LuxR C-terminal-related transcriptional regulator; amino-acid sequence: MDILSQFQRIFETDLEVHTDAFRTHLDRIRETDQLTPPNSTFLTIANTTTQKYDYLSENFTILTGHDRADFMAQGMPFFLQQVHPDDVQIWLGGLADIISFVMQEVSPENRLRVDVRFNFRMRMASGEYVNIIENQVPIHLDQYGKPVVGMGYVMLNGQGDPQPIQGTVRLLNDAGQYETLLHKNYSQKLLTDGLTNRERDVIRQVALGDDNETIGQKLFISKETVKTHRKNILRKLQCDNFPEVIAKIMSRGFFL
- the bcp gene encoding thioredoxin-dependent thiol peroxidase, encoding MDIQTGPNFLPVGSEVPDVTVADQAGNPVSLKDYRGKKIVLYFYPKDNTPGCTNEACSLRDDYSELQAQGFEVIGVSPDSETKHRNFINKFSLPFTLLSDPELKLIKAFGAWGEKKMYGKTYDGLLRTTFLIDEEGKVSHVINKVKTKEHGQQILSLLAS
- a CDS encoding NrtR DNA-binding winged helix domain-containing protein, with amino-acid sequence MESTFSNSHYGQADRHLVAVDCIIFGYEANCLQLLLFKRKVEPSAGKWSLLGRFVQHQEGVTDAAMRVVFELTGLKDIFLEQLASFGHVNRDEGARVISIAHFALIRKDDYDVELLESHGASWHDLNNLPELVFDHREMVDMALNSLRQKSRYLPLAFQLLPPKFTIPQLRALYETVFQTPFDRWNFRKRMINSGLLIKLEEKDKSASKKGAHYFQFDWDTYHKQQSEGISPLFL